From a single Miscanthus floridulus cultivar M001 chromosome 8, ASM1932011v1, whole genome shotgun sequence genomic region:
- the LOC136473093 gene encoding uncharacterized protein, whose translation MRSGLLSLCFHLALAITLATNVPSLAHSRVIDLKPQPKPTPQLEPKPTPQPDPKPKPKPTPQPDPKPAPQPDPKPEPKPSPQPEPKPTPQPDPKPEPKPAPQPEPKPAPQPDPKPEPKPTPQPDSKPTPQPDLKPEPKPTPQPDPKPEPKPTPQPPSPQPIPKPTPGTKPQPDPQPSPKPQPEASKPEPQPPTPEPKPQPEPSKPEPQSLSPPIDTAVMEGN comes from the coding sequence ATGAGGTCCGGCCTCCTCTCGCTATGTTTCCACCTAGCCCTAGCCATTACACTGGCAACAAATGTTCCTAGCCTTGCTCATAGTAGGGTAATTGACCTAAAGCCACAACCCAAACCAACGCCGCAACTTGAACCAAAGCCCACACCGCAACCAGACCCAAAGCCAAAACCCAAGCCTACACCGCAGCCTGACCCAAAACCCGCACCACAACCAGACCCAAAGCCAGAACCCAAGCCGTCGCCACAGCCTGAACCAAAACCCACACCACAACCAGATCCAAAGCCTGAACCTAAACCGGCACCGCAACCGGAACCAAAACCTGCACCACAACCAGACCCAAAGCCAGAACCCAAACCGACACCGCAACCAGACTCAAAACCCACACCACAACCAGACCTAAAACCGGAACCCAAACCTACACCGCAGCCCGATCCAAAGCCTGAACCAAAACCAACACCACAGCCACCCTCCCCACAACCAATCCCCAAACCTACGCCGGGAACTAAACCTCAGCCAGATCCTCAACCAAGCCCAAAACCCCAACCTGAAGCATCCAAGCCAGAGCCCCAGCCACCTACACCAGAGCCAAAACCCCAACCTGAACCATCCAAGCCAGAGCCACAGTCTCTTTCACCACCCATTGACACGGCCGTCATGGAAGGGAACTAA